GTATAGGTGGACCGATGCTCGGGGTATGGAGGTAGCGTTTGAGGGAGGGAAGGGTGAAGGATCGAAGTTGGTTGTTACGGCATCTATGGACCAGGATATGAGGGATGCGCTGATTGCTTTGTGGGTTTTGAGGATATGGTATGATACAGCTGACAGTAGCAAGGCTAAAGCGGATGGTGAGTTCACCCTAGCTCGATGCTGCTATATCGCCCCTACTGTAGACCCGACTTGTTTTATTTAACTTTTGAACAGAACTAGCGGCATGGTTGCCGCCCACGGCGTATGGAAGAACGGATTTAGGCCTCGCGAAGACGTCAGGAGCGTTGGGGGCTCTTGGTGCACTTGGTGGAGGTGGCGCTTGATCGGTGCGTTAGCCCTAACAGTGCTCAACTGGAGGTATTCACTGATCATAGAACCATACCACATATAGCAAACGGGTCTTGGTCGGAGAtcataataaaaagattcaTGAGCTTCGTATAAAACTCACAATTGATATTCACAATCTCTATTTCCTGTCCTGTATGTCTATCAAATCTAGTCTTAGCCATCACTGAATCAGATTGCCTCTAAACAATCTCAAATCTTCGCCCCATAAACCTTCAACACCTCccccagctccttcttctccttctccgccgGCCTGTCCCCCTCGGGAACCCCAAACACAAGCTGCGCCCTCAACTTCCAACTAGCCGGCACATTCCAGTTCGCCGCAACCTTCTCATCAATGATAGGGTTATAATGCTGCAAATTAGCCCCgaacccctcctcctccaacgcAACCCAAGCCATCAACTGATGCATGCCACTCGTATGCTCAGACCAAGGCTCGAAGTTCTCCGCATAGAGGGGAAACTTGGCCTTCAGATCTTCAATCACCGGCTGATCTTCATAGAACAGTACGGTGCCGTACGCCGCCTTAAACCCGTCCAGCTTCGCTCCCGTCGGTTTGAATCGCTCGGGTCCGATGCGCGCCAATAATACGTCCTTGGTGATGTTCCAGAGTTTCTCGTGTTCttggttgaggaggaggattgtgCGCGTGGTCTGGGAGTTGAAGGCGGATGGGGTTTTGTGCATTATTGAGCCGAGGATGGATTGGATTTTGCTGTCTGGGATGGGTGATTCGCGGCGCAGCGCGTAGTAGGAGCGCCGGTTGGCCAGGGCGGCGAGGAGGGAAGCACTGCCTTTTGACATTATGGGTATAGTTGGTTGGGATTTGGTGTGGGGTGTGTGAGTGCTTGGAAATGGAATCTGTGTGGTTTTCACTGGGGGGATTGTTGagtatttataaatttcCAAATTGGACAGATCTCGGAAAATGACGTTAGTAATAATTCCGGGGGATGGAGATCTCGTTAACCTTTGTACAAGTCCGATTGGATCTGGGGAACCAATGATAACGCTTCAATTAGCTTAATAAAACTCATAGATGCTTAAACATCCTTAGGTAACTGTGTGTCATGCTTTGTTAGTCAATTGCTCAAATCCAGGGTAGTTTCAAATACGAGGATACCATAATCCTTGGTCATCCTTAGAAACAAGGTTATACTTTTAGCCCGGGTGTGGTATAGTGGACCATGCCGAGGTAATTCCGCACCAGCCAAATCATGCTTTGAGACTTGTAGGAACCTATAGTGTCAATGTACATCACGGAGTTCATTCCTTTTCTGAATTATCATCAACTCATGAACACTAATTAGTATAcatctattctatatattatacgATCGAGGGGAGATAATCAAATCCGGGTGGGAGTTGGTTGTCTGTGACCAGTCACCTTCGTGCGTTGAAACACTCCTTGAGCCGCAATAGACAGCCATTATCAGGCAACCAAGCTTTGATATCATAGGGACTTGGGCTCTAACACTGGGCGCAAGAATTCGGGACAAGGTGCAAGAATGTGCCCGCTTCCTGCTCCCAGTGTAAGCATCATTCTATCGGTTGCGGACAAACCACCCGGACGCGGAGGTAGGTTTTAAGATAGGTGCCATCAGCATTGAGCGTTTCCCGTGGAAAGAATCATCGGAACTTGGTCCTGGTGGCTCTTCAGGCCCCAGCACAGCTTTTGTCACCAGGTTCACCGTCTGAGTGTTTGACAGCTCAGCCTTCGCCCAGTCTTTGCAACAGAACAGGTTGAAGGGTGAAACCGTGTCGCCGTCCTCGGGCGGCGTTGGCAGCCACAGGTCTTCCGTTGTGAAATGCCAATCTCCGTCGAGGCCATTGGGTTTTGTCAACAATGTCAGTTTATGAAGGGTGCACCCGTTGGCCTTCGTGGATGTCTGTTCGGTATAGAAATCATGCACGCGGACATGCTCGGGGATGATGGATGCGTCCTCGGTGGTAGAGACCTCGTGCGGATCCAGACCCGCTTCTTCGAATTCCATGATCTGTAAGAATACATCATGGTAGTGGCTGACTTCATACCACCATTCTTTTCTCGGCATCCGCCGAAGCAGATCTAATCCTTTGCGACGGAGGTGCGGCCAGCGGCACTTCCAGGCGACAGCGTGGAGGGGGTATAGCAAACCGAAATCGAGACAGAGTGTCTTTGATAGCTCATCCGGGTAGCGATCGGGATCCGATACGATCTTCTCGCCAATGCGGACAATCTCCTCGAAGTCCTCGCGGTGCTCGTCCCAGGCGCATTCGGAGCCCACGCGGTACGTGGTCGTCCCCATAACGGTCGAGTACCACATCAGGCGAAGGACTTCAGCCGCATCCTGTTCGTTCTTGTCCCACGTTGCGCTTTGCCGTCGAACAAGATCATCGAAGTTCGTTTTCCAGCGGTCGCGCGTTTGCCGAAGTCCGCTTATTATTGTTAGCAATCCAGCATCTGGTAGCTTTCCTAACTTTAAATTCTGATCCAATAATTGAAATACGGCTGCAGTGGCGGTGACCAAGTCCACCATAGCTACCCTGACTTCGCGGAGGCTTTCAAACCTGTCCGTTAGAATGAGCAGACCGGTATCAACCGGGTTCAGCAAGACCTTTCGGCGTGTGCCGGGATGAAACTCGGAACTGTTGAGATTGAAAAGACTAAGAATCGGAGCCAGTTCCGTTTCCACAAAGTACGACTGGAACGAAGAATACCCTTGGCCCCACGGCACCCTCGGCCGACTACCGGTCTTCTCGCGCCATGCCCACAGGAGGTTAATACCGTTCGATATATGCGACGCTGCAGCGGACGCGTTCCCCCTAAGAAACTCAAAGGCCGTGAACAGAATGCTCGCCACCACGACTACGGGAATGGCGCCCGTATCGGCGGCGCTTTTCTCTATCGTCGAGCGAAGAGCCCGGGTATACAGCTGGATGGCCGGATGTGGATCGCCACCTGCGGTATTAAACGAGGGGAGCAGTTTACAACCTCCTTTGTGCTCATGCAGTGAGCCTATGGCAGCGATGGCTTGGCGGATAGCGGGTTCCACAAGACTGAGTTGGAGGACAGTGACTTTCCAGAACGAGCCTTCAAAGAACCCGGAGAGCTGGGAGGACGACTTGTGAAAGAAAAATTCCAGCGCGCGTGACTCCGTACTCGACTTGGCCGTCACGGCTGTCAGGAGCGGCTGGGAGATATTTGATGATGTTGTCTGCGAAGCGTAGCCGTCGCATTTTCGTCCTGTACTTACGCACCTGAGACAGATTGTCAGTCCATGGCCCCATCTACCCTCATTGGGTCTGCTGTGTTAGTCGTACCGAGCGCAGGCGGGCTTGCCTTCGTCACACTTCACTTTCCGGATCCTGCATCGCAGATAGTTTAGCACCGATCCTCTCCTTGTTTGAGCTCCGCTCGGGATTTGGCTCTAATAGCCAGTAGCACTAACTTGCAGGTGATACAGCCCGTCCGCACTTTCGGCTTACTCGCCCGCTTCCGTTTCGCTGGGGTCGGCATTTCAGATACAACTAACAATCAGAGCTCTATGAGACGTCTATGTTTAGAATCATTGTCCTGGCGAGAATACGAGGCGAACAATAATCGACGGCTTATATCACGTGATCTAGCGGTACGTCATACGCATTGCCAATTTTGGGGAACAGAATGCGAGAGGCACACCTGAAGACCAGCCTGGAGGGTTACAGTTACATATGACTTTTTTCCTGGAAGATGAGATAGACCTCAGCCTTAACCATGATTGGTAACAGGTCGCGTGGTCCTCATTTGTAGAAGTCGTGTCGTACAAACTATATATACCCAACGGTCCGTCGAGACGGGAACGGGAATATACATCCCGGGTCAATATGCATCAGTCTCGATTTAACTATAAGGGTGGAGATCGAGTACCAGTGTCCCGTCCCGAGGCCTTCGCCCGGACGCTAATCTCAGATGTCCCTTATCTCGATATGCACCTAAAGAAAAGCCTAACAGAATTTGCGTTACTGTAGAGTCTACCGCCAGGAAGGTGTTAGGCCACCCATCGCCGAGGCGTCCACAGTTACGATGCATAAAGCCCGATATGACAGCAGGTGGTCTTATTTGGGAGGAAGGGTCCCatctggaagaaaaaaagaatcagcTTCAGCGGGGCTTCCATTGTCTATACAAGCTGCCGTGCCGTGCAAAGTGGGATGGAAACGTATCACACACGAGTTGACAATGAAACTGTCGGCAATGCTTGACAGACAGGGTATAGCGTGGACTCTGGATGTCCGCGAAACCTTCCAATGTGAATCCTATATCGAGTACGTACTTCGGGTATTTCAAACAGCCAGGGTCAGGTCACACAAAGAAAGCATTCGATAGCTTTATTCGGGAACACGGAGCTCCAATAACCCGACACTAGATACCTAACAATGGAAGTTTAATCACGACTGTTGACATGGTAGATGATTGCCAAGGCGGCTCATTAGCTTAACATGAAACCGATCCTAGTAGTGAACCAATGTGAAAGGGATAGAGAGTGGCGGTTCCATGCCTTCGTAAGACGTAGCGGACGAGTCTCGGATACATTTTTCACAATTAGGACATACAGTAGTCAGCTTAGAGTATAGACAATCCAAATAAAATTCGCATAGTAATCAACGTCCCATGCTCCACGGCAGGACACATGCAATAATTCGCTCAGAAAATACTTGACAATCCCAATGCATAGATGCAAATTCATTAATTATCGATCATCGGTAGGCAGTCACAGCGCTCTCTGCCCATAAATGATATGCAGTCGCGAGTACAGATGGAGCGACGTATCGCGCAATTCCTTCCGCATACCTGCCACCAGCGCCTCAATCTCGATCCGGTGCCAACCAAGCATCCGCGTAAACAGCGCATAGCAATAGGGCGGCATGGCTTCGATCATGTTGACCTGGTGGTAACGACCGAGCTCCTTCATCTTGGGGTCCTTGGGCCAGGGGCTTTGGGGGAGCTGTTGTTGCCGTTAGCGTTTCCTTGTGCACCGGGCACGGTAGAAGTTACGTACCTTATAAACGTCCTCGCGAACGTTGACGAAGCCGGCGTTTTCCATCTGCGACCTCCAATTCTTCACGGTGTCGAAATCCTTGCCGAATTTCTTGGCACTGATGTGCATGTTCTTGACTCCCTCCATCATCGATGTTGCTTTGAGATGTGTGTCATCGTCGGAGAAGCAGTTGACTTCGATCGAGGCGATTTCAAACCATCCACCGGGCTTCAGGTTCGCCAGGGCCTGTCGGAACAGGCGGTCGTGGTCGCGGATGAAGCCTTCTAATTCACGGCCGTGGATGTAATCGAAGGGCTGGCTGTAAGACCAGGGTGCTTCGAAGTCATCCACCTCGAAGCGGAGGTTGGGAGGGATCCTAATCAATTAGTAACATTCGATAGGCTGGGACGCATCGCTCATACCATGACGGTTGAATAGGACTGAGATCGTTTCCTGAGCCGACCAGTCAATACAGAGTTTCTTGTAGCCAGAACGAGATACCGTACCAATCACTTCGGATTCGGGATGTTCGCTGATATCGTCAGTATTCCGCCACTGTCTCTCACATCCGGTCGGACTTACTCTGCAAAATCGATGGCCCAGATTCCAGTTCCGGTACCAATATCCAGGACCCGAGCGGGGTTCTTAATAGGGGCCGCGTGCAGCTCTCCTTTCAGAATCATCCGATAGATGTGGTGGCTCTGTTCTCGTTAGTGCGGCCATTCTATCATTCACCGATGATTCCAGCGGGCTCAACCAACCAAGTCCAGAcggtcttgttcttgttcatcATTAGGCTATCTCAGTTAGTAGACCTCCTAAAACAGGGCAATGTAGTACTCACCAGAATGTATTCACCCTCATGGTACGAATGATATCTGCGACCATTCTATAAGATATACTTAGTAAGCGCCGCCATATCGCGGTTGAGCCAAGAAATACCTCATATCTGTGCCGTTAGCAACATCCCGACAGAAATGTGAATCGGATACTTACTGATAATTCATAGCACTCGACGTAATACTGGTGGTATAGCTGGCATCTCCCAGACTACAATTGTCAGCCAATCGAATTGGGCGAGATAGAACTTCGCCACTTACGATCCCGCATATAAGGAATCACCGTCGGCATCCGAAAAGGTCTGGTAAGTTCTAGTTAGCTGGATCTCACCCCAATACtaaaaagataagaagaacCAACATCAGGCTCGATGATGCCCTGAATATGTCCCTGTGGGATTTCTGGTTGCTGTTCCTGTTCGGGTTCCGGCTCAGCTTGCGGTTGAGGTTCAGGTTGAGGTTCCGGTTCAACTTCTGGTGGTGGGCTCTCCGGTGGAGTTTCCTCCCGGGGGCGTTTCTGTGGTGGTTCGCTACGGGATGCCATTCTTGTTCAAGAATTGCGGATGGCAGTAATACGAAGACAATTTCAGGGAGGAGGCAAAAGTAGGTGATTGTGGAATGGTAGGAATAGAAACCAGAATAATCCGGGGaatgggaaaaagaaaaaaaaaataataaatcaataCCCCTACTAGCTaattataagaataatagtaatagaatcaATAGcggtaaaaaagaaaatattccacgggaaaaggaagggaaaatcggcaggaaaggggagaaaaaggtgCTGAAGAACGAGCAATTGTGGTCCCAACTGCAGCGAGTCTTTAAATCGGACTCGTCGATAGGCTGCATAGCGGGACCGCCGTTGAGAGATTTGCGGTGTCTCAAAAAGCTGGCCAACTTTCGCGAAGCAAAAGACACAAGTCCCGTTCGGCTCCTGGCACTATTCAATGATCAATCCCATTCCATCATAATATTACGCCCGTCACTCGTTCGTTCGCATTTGCACGGATGCACCAGCAATGTGCCGCGACCGTCGATCGAGGAGGTCCTGTGGCTCTTTTGGGAGGCCAACAGCTTTAGCCACTTATTAGTCGGCATTAGTGACCATCTAAGTGATCGGTTAACTGGTTGGTTGAAGGTCTAGTGGATCCACTGGACGGATCTTTTGCCATTTTTTCTGTGCTCAGGCGttttgtcctttttttttttttttttttttttttttttttttttttttttttccctctctcaaTGCCCCCCTCGATTAGGGCATAACCACATCCCAATTCTTTGTATCGAAAAAGGGAGAGACAAAGGCAACCGTTTCGCCACGTCCAGTTGGGTAGCCAGAAAGATTGATCGCACGCCTATTGATAACAATTCGCTACGTAGTAACTATAGTATAGGAGGGGTTAGGTAATTCTTCTACTCTCCTGATCCTAGAGAAAAATTGCCTCCCGGCGTCGGCACCACCTCCACTACCCGCTGTCAGCAATTCCAATCACGCCACGTCACCGTGGTCTCAATTCTTCAGGCTCATGTGGTCCACGAAAGGCCATGGAAAAGAATCCCGAGCATCTGTAGGGATCGGACTGAGCCGTTTCTACTGATTCCATGTGGCGGTGGGGGGCTTCCGTCTCAATGCACGAATCTTGTGCATAGCGAAGTCATTGACCCTTGCTGGCTCCACAACCCCCCTCGACGGATCGATGCATCACATCCTTAAAAAGGCAAGAGCCGTTGGTGTGTTGGCAAATGCGACTCTAACTTCTAAGTCTAAACCCTGTTTGTGTGCTTCTTAGCTCATCATGAACTGAGCAGTCTAGAACAAGCTACGAGAGCGAAGGAAGGGCTTTTGCAGCTGCCCGCAAGATTCAAAAGTACGAGAAGCCTGACAGCCAATCAGGCCCTTGCCTTTCGCTAGTGCGCACGGTATCTTTTGCAATTTAATTACTTCCTGCTCGGCGTTCCGTGGTTCGTCGAGCCTGGAACCCGAGTTTAACTCGCACTGGAGATCGGAAGACACGAGGGGAGGAGATCGCATGTTAGCAGGTCACTCCGGAGGACGGAGCTACATCTCGTTTGATTTATCGTCCATCAACTTTGATTTTAAGTTTGATAAGATGGCTGTTGGGGACAGAACAGGATCACATACTACCGAGCGGCTAGATAACGGTCTGTCCTACTTCCTGACTCGTCGTACACAATCAATTAGATCCTGATTAGGGCTAAAATCCGGCGCACACGTAGTGGCAGACTAAGTTCTAACGCCTTCTCTCACCAATCTTAGTGTGTTCCTTCCAGGAATCGTGCATAAGGTGCATATCCCGTAGTTGGGGAGGGGCACCGTCTCTTGGCGAGCGATAATACCTTCCGATATACGAGGGTCATCGGATGAAGAGGGGCGGCTCGTCGGATGTTCCCCGTTTCTCTCAAGCTGCGAGGGCTTGTGCACCTCAACAAGCCTATCACTCTGTCCCCTTCCTCAGTATCTTCGTATTCAGTTTATGCCTCCCTTCTGACGAGCAGTAGCGAAGAATGGTTGGCGTACCGCGCAGCACTGGCTGTCGCGCCTGTCTCCAGCGGCGGGTCAAAGTGGGTGCTCCATTGTTAATCTGCCTCGGCCACGTTCCC
This window of the Aspergillus flavus chromosome 8, complete sequence genome carries:
- a CDS encoding Nitroreductase-like protein, coding for MSKGSASLLAALANRRSYYALRRESPIPDSKIQSILGSIMHKTPSAFNSQTTRTILLLNQEHEKLWNITKDVLLARIGPERFKPTGAKLDGFKAAYGTVLFYEDQPVIEDLKAKFPLYAENFEPWSEHTSGMHQLMAWVALEEEGFGANLQHYNPIIDEKVAANWNVPASWKLRAQLVFGVPEGDRPAEKEKKELGEVLKVYGAKI
- a CDS encoding methyltransferase LaeA-like protein (hypothetical protein Ao3042_08216) encodes the protein MASRSEPPQKRPREETPPESPPPEVEPEPQPEPQPQAEPEPEQEQQPEIPQGHIQGIIEPDTFSDADGDSLYAGSLGDASYTTSITSSAMNYQYENGRRYHSYHEGEYILPNDEQEQDRLDLSHHIYRMILKGELHAAPIKNPARVLDIGTGTGIWAIDFADEHPESEVIGNDLSPIQPSWIPPNLRFEVDDFEAPWSYSQPFDYIHGRELEGFIRDHDRLFRQALANLKPGGWFEIASIEVNCFSDDDTHLKATSMMEGVKNMHISAKKFGKDFDTVKNWRSQMENAGFVNVREDVYKLPQSPWPKDPKMKELGRYHQVNMIEAMPPYCYALFTRMLGWHRIEIEALVAGMRKELRDTSLHLYSRLHIIYGQRAL